The Muribaculum intestinale genome includes the window AGCCAACACCGACTCCATCCACATCGATATCAGCCTTAAAAATCCACGTCCTGGCGGCTCATTCGCAGCCATGGACCATACTGCGATATCATTCACCCGGCTCAACACTCTGGGGAGCGACCCGCAGCGGCGCATGTTCGCCTCCGTACAGTCAGGTCAGAACATGAGACTGGTTAACATTCCTGACGGAGCACTCGCCTGGGATGTGTCGTCGGCAGAGTCGGTACGCCCCTACCATATAGAAAACTCCGAACTCACCCCTGCGTCAAATACAGCGACAATAATACTGTTTGACCCGAAAGCACAACTATATGTGCCGGAAATCGTGGATGACGGCCTGAAGAATCAGAATCTACACGCATCCTCTACCCCCCACATGGTTATCGTGACCCTTGGCTCACTCCGCCCGCAGGCCGAGCAGCTCGCCGAAATCCACCGCAAGGAGCAGGGCATCGATGTACTCGTGGCCGACGCTGAAGAGATATACAACGAATACTCATCCGGAGCATTCTCGGCCATGGCGATACGCCGTTTTGTAAAGATGCTCTATGACCGCAATCCCCGCAAACTACGCTCGCTGCTACTCTACGGAGCAGGCTCACAGGACATGCGCCATATCACCCACTCCATGCCGATACTGCCGGTGCGCGAATGCTCGCAGGACACCTATATGTACAGCTCGTCGCAGTCATACTGCGCCGACAGTTACTTCGCGATGATTGCCGACGACTACAACCCCAACACCATATGGCACCAGTATCCGCTGATTGCCGTAGGACGCATACCGGTACACACACCCTCCCAGGCCATTGCCGTAAACAACAAAATCAGGCGTTTCATGACCACTCCCTACTGGCAGCGCTCAGCCAACAGCCACATATACATCGCCGACAATGTCGACGAAGGGCAGTATCCGGAACATCTCGACACAGTGGCTCAGGAAATCGCATCCCGACAGGGCGACATAACAATAAAGAATTATATCGACTTCTTTCCCGACGACTATAAAACCGCCTCGCCTCAGCTCAACAAATCAATAAGCCGCCATGTACACGAAGGCCTTGGATTCATCCATTATATCGGACATTCCGCATTCGAAGGGTTTGCCACCGGAAAGTATGGCATCTCTTCGCACGAGACATTCGGATGGACCAACGAGTCTATGCCGATAATGATACTGAGCACCTGCAATCTCGGCCATTTCGACGGCACTAAATCGACTCTCGGGGTAGAATCGCTGCTTGCCCCCAACTCATCGATAGCCAATATCGTATACGCCCGCAAGTCATGGGCCAGAGGCAATGAAAACGCCCACACCATAATAGGCCGCCATATCGCCGGAATCAAGAAAAGCATCACTCTGGGCGAGCTCTGGCTAAATATACGCAACGAATGTATTAGGTACCACATGAACAGTACCCGCTACTCCATCAACGATCTCAACCGCAATCTTCTCGGCGACCCCGAACTGCCCCTGCGCTTCCCCGAATACAATGCGGCAATCAGGCTTGCCGATGATAGTCAGTCGACTGAAATCACGCCTCTCACACCCGTAAGAATAAGCGGCACGATATGCGACACTCTCGGCGAATGCATCGCCGACTTTGACGGCAAAGCCATAATACGCGTCAATCTTGAAGACATTCCCCAGGTGACACGCGGCATACGCGACCCAAAAGCCAAGGGAGCGACATACATATGCGGATCAATACCTGTAGCGACTGTAGCCGCCGAAGTCGCCGGAGGAAAATATGAAGCCACTGTAATCATACCGCGGCAGGCGGCCGAAAACTCGATTCGTATTACCGTATATGCCGAATCCGAGGATACCTCACGGGCCGCATCCGGCGAGCTCGAAGGGCTGACCGTATCGGCAGAGACTAACGACGGGGCAGAGGATACGACTTCTCCCGACATAATTGAGTTTTATGCCGGAAACAAAGAAAATATCGTGACATCACCTGACGATATGCTTTATGCCGTAGTCGGAGCCGACCTGTCGGGAATAGCCATAGGAGCCGTACCGCTCGAGACTACAATGCATATGTGGGTCGACGGGAAAATACTCGACAACGCAGCCGTGTACTGCATGCCGCAGACCGACGGCAGTGCAGTGATATCAATGCACGTAGGCAATCTTGCCGACGGACGCCATACCGCCACCCTGAGCGTGAGCGACAACGCCGGCAACCGCAGCATGAGCGACGTCACATTTGAGTATGTGTCGACCGAGATGTCTGCCTCTCTGGAGTGTCTTGCCTCAGTGGCGCGCGACAAAGCAATCTTCCGCATTGAGCACACCTATCTGTCAGGCACTCCGGAAGTAACTATGCTGATAACCGACCGCAACGGAAACACCGTGGCCAACGCCAAAGTTACAGCCGGAGTGGAAAACTGGGAGTGGGACCTGCGCGACCTCAGTGACAAGCCGATAGACGACGGCTCATACACTGCCTCGATTCTTGTCACCGACGGTATCCGGCACACATCTTCAGCTCCGCTGACATTCACTGTGCTCCGCTGACCATCCCCTCGCAGGCATACTCCACACTAATTTATAATATTGTATAGCTGGCTGTGCTATCTGACAGTCACACAAGATAGCGACGGTCGAGCCCGTGGTATGCGTCTATACGACGGTCGCGCAGGAAAGGCCACCACCGGCGCACCTGTTCTGAGCGATGCATGTCGATGTCGACAATCTCCACCGCCTCATCGCTGTCCGACGCACGAAACAGCAACTCGCCCTGAGGGCCGGCCACAAACGACGATCCCCAGAATTGTATGCCATTGGTGGCGCCCGACGGGTCGGGCTCATGACCCACTCGGTTGACGGCTACGAGAGGGAGTCCGTTGGCTACTGCATGGCCGCGCTGCACCACAGTCCAGGCCTCGCGCTGACGCTCTTTCTCCTCGGCTGTATCAGTACTCTCCCAGCCTATTGCGGTGGGATATATCAGAATCTCCGCTCCGCGCAATGCCATAAGGCGTGCTGCCTCCGGATACCACTGGTCCCAGCACA containing:
- a CDS encoding C25 family cysteine peptidase, encoding MRHHTIITLIAALILSATAVSAHDSSYYAESSLLATGKWVKVKVSHTGIQQITDSTLRSLGFANPEKVGVYGYGGAMFRDDRFSTSLPDDLPRQMSAHTDGKLIFYGHAGEKITMSGMTANIAFNPYTFDGYYFLSDAHDSEYNTEPIPYKRNSRASETHIATYTENREIQSYESLGERWFDAMLESHSPTSYRFPIADADYSGTVRLGYAWVSEENDSITIAISPQVKVRTSNGLGISNPSSLVRRTGYTDFTFDQSQANTDSIHIDISLKNPRPGGSFAAMDHTAISFTRLNTLGSDPQRRMFASVQSGQNMRLVNIPDGALAWDVSSAESVRPYHIENSELTPASNTATIILFDPKAQLYVPEIVDDGLKNQNLHASSTPHMVIVTLGSLRPQAEQLAEIHRKEQGIDVLVADAEEIYNEYSSGAFSAMAIRRFVKMLYDRNPRKLRSLLLYGAGSQDMRHITHSMPILPVRECSQDTYMYSSSQSYCADSYFAMIADDYNPNTIWHQYPLIAVGRIPVHTPSQAIAVNNKIRRFMTTPYWQRSANSHIYIADNVDEGQYPEHLDTVAQEIASRQGDITIKNYIDFFPDDYKTASPQLNKSISRHVHEGLGFIHYIGHSAFEGFATGKYGISSHETFGWTNESMPIMILSTCNLGHFDGTKSTLGVESLLAPNSSIANIVYARKSWARGNENAHTIIGRHIAGIKKSITLGELWLNIRNECIRYHMNSTRYSINDLNRNLLGDPELPLRFPEYNAAIRLADDSQSTEITPLTPVRISGTICDTLGECIADFDGKAIIRVNLEDIPQVTRGIRDPKAKGATYICGSIPVATVAAEVAGGKYEATVIIPRQAAENSIRITVYAESEDTSRAASGELEGLTVSAETNDGAEDTTSPDIIEFYAGNKENIVTSPDDMLYAVVGADLSGIAIGAVPLETTMHMWVDGKILDNAAVYCMPQTDGSAVISMHVGNLADGRHTATLSVSDNAGNRSMSDVTFEYVSTEMSASLECLASVARDKAIFRIEHTYLSGTPEVTMLITDRNGNTVANAKVTAGVENWEWDLRDLSDKPIDDGSYTASILVTDGIRHTSSAPLTFTVLR